The following DNA comes from Bacteroidales bacterium.
GATCATCTGCCCTATGAGCAGCAGGAGGATGATGACCATGATCTGCTCGTTGGCGAAACCGCTTAAAATTTCATTGGGCGTTAATACACCCAGGATACCCAGCACCAGTATGCCTATGATGAAGGTAAACGCCGGTCCAATCAAATCAGCATACAGTGAAATGATGATGAACAGGATAACTACAAGAACTATGATACTGTCGTAATTGAGCATAATGTTAACTGTTATACCTGCAGCAAAGGTTTCTGTAACTGGCTTCTTGGTACTGTAGCCACAACCGATAACCCGATCTGTTCGATCCGGATCATCACCTTATTCTTATTCACCCTGATTACCTCCCCGCTCACCCCATTAAGCATTCCGGAAGAAACCTGCACTTTATCTCCTTTTTGAACCTTGATCCGGTAGCCTTGTGTTTGACGTAAAAACTCCCTGATGTTGTCAATCTCCCGCTGGCGCACGATAGCTGGTTGTTTGAGGTAATACACGAACCTCACCACACCGGCAACCCTGAGCACCGATGATAACTCTGTTTCTTTTAACCTGACAAAAATATAAGAATTAAACAAAGGTACTTCAACCATTTTTCGCCTGTCGCTCCACTGACGTTCGGTAACATAGGTTGGCATGTAACTCTCAATCAGCTCATCCAGCAAGCGGTCATAAACCTTCTTTTCCGAGCGTGGAGCTGTGTAAATCACATACCACTGGTATTCGGGTTTAACTATTTTGATTTCATCGAGCTGATTTTCCATTCCTGATTCAGGTTTTTAAAGATCACTGATCTAACGATGGCAGTGAGGAACTATTTAGTGAAGTTACGGATTTTGTGTACGATCTCAATACCGTGTCTTGCTTCTTCCAATCCGTAACCTTCGCCACTCAGGATTTTTTGATAAGTGACCGTGTGCAGATCATTGAACCCATCGCTGAATTCGATCTCTTCCCCTTCGATTTTAACCGAGCGGTAGGTTCGCTGACCACGCAGCAGCACTTCGGCAGGAATATCAGCCATATCAAGACTGAGCTGCCATCTTACCTTTGCCCGCTCCAACTCGAGGTAGCCGCTGGCTTTATCAGGTTGTGAAAGGGTGACCTGCAAATCTTTAATGCTTCCGAAAATCCATGTGAGCATGTCGAAGAAATGGACACCGATGTTAGTGGCCACCCCCCCTGATTTCTGCATGTCCCCTTTCCAGGAGATGTGATACCAGCGTCCCCGTGAGGTTAAATATGTCAGATCAATGTCATAGATTTTATCTATTGGTCCTTCTTCCACCCTTTTTTTAAGCGCCACGATCGAAGGGTGATAACGGAGTTGGAGGACGGTGTAGATTTTTTTTCCGCTCTCTTTTTCAATTTCCTGTAAAGCGTCCACATTCCATGGATTCAGTACGATCGGCTTTTCACAAATGGCGTGAGCTTCATTGCGCAGCGCAAGACGGATGTGGGCATCGTGAAGGTAGTTTGGTGAACAAATACTCACATAATGCACCTGCTCGCCGGTATTTTTCCTCCTCAATTTATCCAGGTGCCTGTCGAAACGCTCCGGTTCGGTAAAGAAATTACACTCAGGAAAGTAACTGTCGAGGATTCCGACGCTGTCGAACGGATCGAGCGCCGCAACCAGGTTGTTCCCGGTGTCGCGGATGGCTTTCAGATGACGCGGGGCGATGTATCCGGCAGCACCAATAAGTGCGAAATTGTATTTTTTATCCATTTGGTTTTGTGTTCAGTGTTTAGAGTTTAGTGTTCGGTGTTTTTTGTTAATTGTTTGACGTTTGGCGTTTGATGTTTGGCGTTTGACGTTTGGGGTTTGGGGTTCATTACATCTCAAACTCTGAACTATTAAACCTCCAACCTCGAACCTCGAACCTCGAACCTCGAACCTCCAACCTCCAACTTTTTAACTTTTTAACTTTTCAACTTCCAATCCCATCCCTTTTGCCAGTAAATCAATGATATGTATGGTTTTAATGTTCAGCTTCTGCTGTGCGATGTAGGATGAAAGATGTAACAGACAGGACTGATCGGTGGAGACAATGTATTGAGCACCGGTTTCGAGTGCATTTTCCACTTTTTGCTGCGCCATGGCTGTGGAAATCGGTTCATGCTTAATGGCAAATGTTCCTCCAAATCCGCAACAGGTTTCGGTGTCAGCCATTTCGACCAGTTCGAGTCCTTTAACTTTGCTCAGCAAAAGTCTTGGCTCATCTTTCAATCTGTATTCCCGCAAGGCTGCGCAGGAGTCATGATAAGTGACTTTGGCTTCGAACGTTGCACCCAGGTCATCCTTCTTTAACACATTGACCAGAAAATCGGTAATTTCAAAAAGGTTTGCCCGCAATTTCCTGTTTTCGAGATGCCATGGTGAATTGTAAAACAGTTTTTCGAAGTAATTCTGCACATATCCAAGGCAGGAAGCCGACAGTCCGACCACAGGTCTGCCAGTGTTGAAATCCTGGATGAATTTCACCCCCAGTTCACGTGCTTCATCCCAGAACCCGCTGTTAAAAGCCATTTGCCCGCAACAGGTCTGGTTGGGGTTGTAATGTACTTTCACACCGAGTTTTTCCAATACTTTAACCATGTTAAACCCCGTCTCAGGGTAGAGCTGATCAATAAAGCAGGGAATAAAGATGTCCACTTCCATCAGGTCAGGCGTTTTAAATTTCGGGCAAAAGTAAGGTTTTTTCGCTGTTGACCTGCAGGGTAACTGTTAATAGTTGGTGAACGCAAGAAAACTATTCATGTTGATCACTTCTTTCCTGAGAATGTCGGGAAGGACGGGGCACTCCTGATTTCCAACGGTTCTGGGTAAATCCAGACTTTTGGGTCAGCTTCATCTCAAAATTCATTGATTAAGAATATTTTCAATTTTAGTCGGACAATTTTGATTTCAAAACCTGTCTGATATTGCATCTTTTCTGATGAATGATGAGCCAGCAAGGGTGATGAAATTTATGTGTAAGAATTGGCTGACCGGTAAAAAATTCAAATTTAACACCCGGCCTTCAGGTTAAAAATTATTAATTTCATGGTTTTCCTGTCCTGGTTTTTTACTCATATGTCAAAAATCAGTAATGGAATATCCGGTTTCTTACATCCCAAAACAACCATACATTGAATAGATTACGATGATGGTGGTTTAAAAACCGGCTTTCTATTTAAATTGAATACAAATTAGGAGTTAAAAAACTATTTTTTTGGTAAAGGAAAAAAAATTTATATTTGCGGTATCAGAAAATTTAAAAAAAGGAGGCCGATGAACATTAGTTACAAACCATTTCCCACCAGACTATTTTCCTCCGGGCTTAAGCATTTTTCAGAGGCTTACTGCTACCAGAGGGTTTATTCATTTATCAATCAAGAAATTAGTTAAATTCAATTTTTTATTTATTAATTTAAACCTAACGTTTATGAGAAAAGTTACAAGTTTACTTTTATTGATGCTAATCGCCATTGCGATGAGCGTCAGTGGACAGCTAAGCGTGTATGAGTTCAGCCAGTCTTCTGGGACTTACACCCCTATCACTGGCGGAGCAGTACATGCAACAGACACATGGGATGACGCGATGATTCCCAGTATTGCGCTCGGTTTTACCTTTAATTATCTAGGTGTGGATTACACCCAGGTAACCATTTCCCCCAATGGTTATGTAATTTTTGGAGGAACTGCAACATTGGGGTATTCTCCTATTTCTTCCACTACTGCTGCTCCAGGATGTGCTGCGGCCATTGGTCGCGATCTGCAGGGGCGCACAGGAAGTGAAATCCGTTCTGAAACCATTGGCTCAGCCGGTGATTACATTTATGTAGTTCAGTGGACTGATGCCAAACGTTATGGTACGAGCTATCCAGACGAGTACCTGGATTTTCAGATCAGGTTATATGAGAATGGCAATAAGATCGAATTTGTTTATGGAGATTTTATTGGCTCAGCCTATGCCACTCCGGTTCATCCAGAAGTTGGACTCAGGGGTGCTACAAATGCCGATTACAAAAATCGTACTACTGCAACCGATTGGTTAGCTACCACATCAGGTGCTATCAACACCGCAACTTGTGCTATCACCAGCACTGTTATCCCTCCAGCCGGGTTGAGTTTTCTTTATTCACTTGCAAGCTGTCCGGCGCCTAACACTTTAGTTGCTAGTAATCTCACAACAACTACTGCTGATTTAGGATGGACACCTTTTGGCACTGAGGCATTATGGAATCTGGAATGGGGATCTGCTGGGTTTATCCCCGGAGCTGGTACGCTTGTACAAGGACTGACCTCCCCGTCCTACCAGTTAACAAATCTTACTCCGGTAACCAACTACGAATTTTATGTTCAGGCAGACTGCGGAACTGACGAAGTGAGTGAATGGGCTGGTCCCTATTCATTCTGGACAACAGCAGATCCTCTCTCCGGAAGCTACACGATCAACAGCACACTGCCTACGGGTGGAACCAATTTCAACAACTTTACCGATTTTGCCACTGCCATCAATCTTGGCGGGTTTGCAGGTCCAGTAATTGTTGATGTAGTTGCAGGAACAGGGCCATATACTGAGCAAATTATTCTTGGTCAGTTACCAAACAGTAGTGATGTTAACACACTTACGATCAATGGTAACGGAGAAACACTTCAGTATCTTTCTACCAATACCAACGAACGCGCAACGTTGAAGATGAACGGAACTGATTATGTTACAATTGATAACATGATCTTCAAATCGCTTGGTACTTTAACCACTGAATACGGTTTTACGGTGCAATTGATGAACAATGCCGATTATAACACTTTCACCAATTGCGAGTTTATCACCGATTTAACCACGACAAGTTCCAACTTTGCTGCTTTTGTCACAAGTAACAGCGCTACGGCAGCTACTTCAGCCGGGCTGGCAGCCAGTTATCTGACTGTTGATAATTGTACTGCTATTGGTGGTTATTATGGTCTCGTAGTAAATGGACCAACCGCTGCTCCATATTCAATGGACAATGTGATTACAAACAATACCATCAAGGATTTCCACCTCTATGGCTTGTACCTGCGTGGACAAAACAATGGTTTGTTTGCGAACAATGAAATCTCAAGACCGACAAGAACTACTACAGGAACTCTTTACATGCTCTATCTGACACAAAACATGTCCGGTTCATTGATCGATGGAAATCATGTTTTTGATCTATCACCCTCTGTTGTTTCAACAAGCACTGCCTATGGCTTTTATGGCACCACTGTATCGGCTGATGCCGGCAATGAATTGTTGATCTCTAACAACATTGTACATGGTTACGGAAATATGAATAGTATTCAATATGGTATTTACTTTAGCACATTGGCCAGTTCAGGGAATACCAGGATTTACCACAATACAATTGCCCTTGACTACATCAACCATAGTGGTTCATCTGTGATCAGGGGAATTTACCATACGGGTGCTACTGCTTTGGGAATTGATATCAAAAACAATATCATATCAATCCTGAGTAATTCAACAGGTGCAAAGCATTGTATTTATCTCTTTACAAATACTGCAGTGATTACATCAAATTACAATGTCTTTAACATTGGCGCCACTGCCGGAACCAACTATGTAGGATATTTTAATGCGATTAACTACAATTTAGCTGATTGGCAAACTGCAGGATATGATGTGAATAGTATTGAAGCAGATCCGCTTTACATTGATCTGTTTGGAGGCAACCTGATGCCACAGGCCGCAGCCATTGACAACTTTGGTACTGATCTTCTGGCTTTTGTACCCGAAGATTTTTATGGCGTAGCGCGTACAACCACTCCTGACCCAGGCGCCATTGAGTTCCTTCCTGCTGATTGTCTTGCACCATCAGGTCTGAACCTTGCCGGTGTAACTGCTGAATCAGCGACTATTGGCTGGACGGCAAATAATGGAGAAACGATGTGGAACCTCGAATGGGGAGCTGCCGGATACCCGTTCGGCACCGGAACACCGCTGACCGGCATTACTGCCAATCCATACCTGATTGAAGGGTTGACACCGGAAACAAGCTATGATGTTTACGTTCAGGCTGATTGCAGCACGGATGAAACTAGCGCATGGGTCGGACCGTTCACCTTTGCCACTCCTCCTTCCTGTCTGCCTCCGACTGATCTTGGCGTAATTGACCTGACAGCAACCACTGCAACTTTGATCTGGACTGCCGGAGGAGATGAAACGTTGTGGAACATTGAGTGGGGCGCAGAAGGTTTTGCACAGGGCTCAGGCACTGTGGTTACAGGTGTGAATGATACTTCATACGATTTAACAGGCCTTACTGCACAAACAGGTTACGACTTCTACGCGCAGGCTGATTGTGGATCTGAAGCTGTAAGCCCTTGGGCTGGTCCTTTTAACTTTGAAACCCCGTGCGCTGCATTTGAGCTGCCCTATGAGGAAGATTTCACAGGTGTTACTACTGGTACCATCCCGGCTTGCTGGGAGGTTCAGGGTTTAGGTCTCACTAACTGGGGAGCAACTGCAACCGCAAATGCAGGTGGTATATCACCCGAAATGAGATTATATTGGAGTCCGAGTTTCACAGGCTTATCCATGCTGGTATCGCCACCCATCAATACTACGGGTGAAACTTCGATGCTCATCGAGTTTAAGCATTTCTTTGATTATTATGCAATACCTTATACTATTGGTTTGATGACCACAGGTGATGGTGTAAACTGGAACACCGTCTGGTCGGT
Coding sequences within:
- a CDS encoding UpxY family transcription antiterminator is translated as MENQLDEIKIVKPEYQWYVIYTAPRSEKKVYDRLLDELIESYMPTYVTERQWSDRRKMVEVPLFNSYIFVRLKETELSSVLRVAGVVRFVYYLKQPAIVRQREIDNIREFLRQTQGYRIKVQKGDKVQVSSGMLNGVSGEVIRVNKNKVMIRIEQIGLSVVATVPRSQLQKPLLQV
- a CDS encoding Gfo/Idh/MocA family oxidoreductase; translation: MDKKYNFALIGAAGYIAPRHLKAIRDTGNNLVAALDPFDSVGILDSYFPECNFFTEPERFDRHLDKLRRKNTGEQVHYVSICSPNYLHDAHIRLALRNEAHAICEKPIVLNPWNVDALQEIEKESGKKIYTVLQLRYHPSIVALKKRVEEGPIDKIYDIDLTYLTSRGRWYHISWKGDMQKSGGVATNIGVHFFDMLTWIFGSIKDLQVTLSQPDKASGYLELERAKVRWQLSLDMADIPAEVLLRGQRTYRSVKIEGEEIEFSDGFNDLHTVTYQKILSGEGYGLEEARHGIEIVHKIRNFTK
- a CDS encoding (Fe-S)-binding protein gives rise to the protein MEVDIFIPCFIDQLYPETGFNMVKVLEKLGVKVHYNPNQTCCGQMAFNSGFWDEARELGVKFIQDFNTGRPVVGLSASCLGYVQNYFEKLFYNSPWHLENRKLRANLFEITDFLVNVLKKDDLGATFEAKVTYHDSCAALREYRLKDEPRLLLSKVKGLELVEMADTETCCGFGGTFAIKHEPISTAMAQQKVENALETGAQYIVSTDQSCLLHLSSYIAQQKLNIKTIHIIDLLAKGMGLEVEKLKS